GAAACTCAGCTCGGCGGGCTTGGGCAGCAGGTTCCAGGTGGGGACGGCCACCTGCTGGGCGAAGGTGCCCTGGTAGCGCTCGGTCAGGATGGAGCGCGGCTCGTTCGGGCCCACCCCGTGGCCGCTCTGGCCGATCACCGAGTGGATGACCACCTCGTTGCCGTCCTCGTCGACACCGGCGGCGTCGCAGCCGAGGATCATCGGCAGCTTCTCGGCGGGCAGGCCGACCCCGCGCAGCGACCACAGGTCGTGGTGGTTCAGGCTGGCGGCCCTGACCGTGACCAGGCTCCACCCGGGCCGGACCTGCGGCTCGGGGAGCTCGCCCAACTCCAGTGCGGCGAGCGGGTCGTCGGCGTCGATACGTGCGGCGTAGGCAGCAAACATGCCCCGGACGATAGCCGGGACGGCCGAGGCCGGGAACCACGCGTGAGTGTGACGCGTGTCCCGGCCTCGGACCGTGGCCCCGTCCGGGGCAGATCTCGGCAGATCGTCAGATCCGGGCCACGCCCTCCGCGCGGGCGGCCTCGGCGACGGCCTTGGTGACCGCCGGGGCGACCCGCTCGTCGAACGGCGAGGGGATGACCTTCTGCGGCGTCAGCTCGTCGGCCACCACGCCGGCCAGCGCCTTGGCGGCGGCCAGCTTCATGCCCTCGGTGATCCGGGAGGCCCGGACCTGCAGGGCGCCGGCGAAGATGCCCGGGAAGGCCAGCACGTTGTTGATCTGGTTCGGGAAGTCGCTGCGCCCGGTGGCCACGACCGCCGCGTACTTGTGCGCGACCTCGGGGTGGATCTCCGGGGTGGGGTTGGCCATCGCGAAGATGAAGGCGCCGTCGGCCATGGTCGCGACGACCTCCTCCGGCACGGTGCCGCCGGAGACGCCGATGAACACGTCGGCGCCGGCCAGCGCGTCGGCCAGCGAGCCCTTGACGCCGGTGCGGTTGGTCAGCGCGGCGATCTCGGCCTTGACGTCGGTGAGGTCGCCGCGGCCCTCGTACACCACGCCCTTGCGGTCGCAGACCGCCACGTCGCCGATGCCGGCCGCGACCAGCATCTTGGCGATGGCGATGCCGGCCGCGCCGGCGCCGGAGATGACGGCCCGCAGCGAGCCGATCTCGCGGCCGGTCACCTTCGCCGCGTTCCACAGGGCGGCGGTGGTGACGATCGCGGTGCCGTGCTGGTCGTCGTGGAAGACCGGGATGTCGAGGGCGTCCTGGAGCCGGCGCTCGATCTCGAAGCAGCGCGGGGCGGAGATGTCCTCCAGGTTGACGCCGCCGAAGGAGGGCGCCAGCCGGACGACGGTCTCGACGATCTCGTCGACCTCGGTGCAGTCGAGCGCGATCGGCACCGCGTCCACGCCGCCGAACTGCTTGAACAGGATGGCCTTGCCCTCCATCACGGGCAGCGAGGCCTGCGGGCCGATGTCGCCGAGGCCCAGCACCGCGGTGCCGTCGGTGACCACGGCGACGGTGTTGGCCTTCCAGGTGTAATCGTTGACCAGCTCCGGCTGCTCGGCGATGGCCGTGCAGACGCGGGCGACACCGGGGGTGTAGGCGAGGGACAGGTCGTCCGCGTCGCGCACCGGGACGGTCGCCCGGATCTCCATCTTGCCGCCGCGGTGGAGCGCGAAAACCGCGTCGACCGGATCGTCGGTGTCCTGGGTGCTGCTGATGATCTCCGCTGCCACGATGACCTCTTCGTCATTGTTCTGGCGAGGTGCGCGGCCGACAGGTACGACCCGTCCGGAAGCCGGAAACCGGGTACGCCGAAGCGGACCCGGGGTCGGGGTCGGGGCGCCCGTCGGGTGGCGCCCTCGGATGAGGGTTTTATGGGGTCTTCTGTTGTCCGCGTTGTGCTACCGGGCCGAGCCTAGGTCGGACAAAGGCATCGCACCTATGCCTTTTCGTCCTCGTCACGTGCGGTTCATCGCCGTGCTGTCGCGTCACAGGGGCCCGGCGTCGGAAGCGCCGGGCTCCGGCGGCGGCAACGGCTTGAGCGCACGCGCACCCGCAGGTGTGAACGCAGACCCGAAGGGGATTCGGCACTCCGGATACGGAGCCGCGTGAGGACTTCCGTTCCCGAGAACCCGAGCCTGTCGGGGCTCGTCGGTCTGGTTCGAGCGTTCGGGGGTCACCCGGTACCGAATTCTGACACACCCGCCGCCGGGCCCGGCAGGGCGGGATGGCAGGATCGCTTGTCCGCCATGTGGCGTACACCCGCACGACACGTGGCGACCGCACGTCCCTCCCCAACAGGAGCAGCCCTCATGCCTCACCCCCTCCCCGCCCGCCGTCCGGCCCTGGCCGGAGCCGTCCTGGCCACCGCCGGAGCCCTGCTGCTGACCGGCTGCAGCGGTGGCGGGCAGGCCGCCCCGACCGACCCGGTCAAGGACGTCCGCGACAAGCTGCCGAAGGCCCAGCGCACGGCCGGGGTGCTGCGGATCGGGATGGACGTCAACTACGCCCCGGTGGAGTTCCGCGGCCCGGACGGCAAGCCGACCGGCCTCGACCCGGACCTCGCCACCGCCCTGGGCAAGATCCTCGACGTGCGGGTGGAGTTCGTCGACACGCCGTTCGACAAGCTGATACCGAACCTGCAGGGCAAGCAGTACGACGTGGCCATGTCGGCGATCAGCGACATCCGCCAGCGCCGCGAGGGCACCCCGGCGGCGGACGGCAACCCGGCCGTCCCCGGCGTGGACTTCGTGGACTACTTCATCGCCGGCACCTCGATCGTCGTCCCGAAGGGCAACCCCAAGGGGATCAAGACCCTGGACGACCTGTGCGGCAAGACCATCGCGTTCCAGCAGGGCACCAACCAGGACGAGATCGCCACCCGCCAGGTGGCGGTCTGCGCCCGCACCGGCCGCCAGTTGACCACGCACAAGCTGGACAGCGACGCCAAGGCGCTGGCCGAGGTCGCCTCCGGCGTCGCCGCGGCCGGCCTGAACGACTTCCCGGTGGCCGCCTTCGCGGCGAAGAGCACCGACGGCGGCACCCGCTTCGAGGTGACCGGCGGGCAGTCCACCTCCAACCCGTACGGGATCGCGGTGCGCAAGAGCGACACCGAGCTGCGGGACGCCCTGGCCAAGGCGGTCGACCAGCTGATCCGCAGCGGCGAGTACGACAAGGTCCTCGCCAAGTGGAACGTGAGCGCCGGTGCGGCGCAGAACGCGGTGGTCAACGGGGGCATCTGAGCGGGCGGGCGGCGGGCCTCCGGGCGGAGCACAGAGGGATCTGGATACTTATGCGGAGGGTGACAGGGAGCCGGAATCAGTCCGAATAGCGGACAGTGTGACCCCTTGTTATCCGATTTTGATCTGGATGAGGGTCACCTGACCGTCCTCAGATGGCAGGATTCCCCCCATCTCGGATCGAGCCGGCCACTGGTCGAGGCGGTTCGACCACGTCCACCTCGGCGGAGGGTGGCGAACGCGGTACTCGTAAGACCCTGGGCGTTCCCGGCGTCCAGGCACTGCAGAGCCCGGCCTTTCTCTCCCAGGAGGAGATCCCCCTCATGACCGCCCGTACCAAGCGCAACCGGCTCTTCGCGGCCGGTGTGGTCGCCGCCTCCGTGTCCCTCGTGCTGACCGGTTGCAGCAGCAGCAAGAGCGAGGGTGGCGGCGCCCCGAACGCCTCCGCGACCGTCAACGAGGTCAAGGCCGACCCCAAGCTGACCGCACTCGTCCCGGACGACATCAAGTCGGCCGGCAAGCTCGTGGTCGGCGCGGACGCCTCGTACGCGCCGGACGAGTTCAAGGACGACAGCGGCAAGATCATCGGCATGGACGTCGACCTGGCCGCCGCCATCGCCAAGAAGCTCGGCCTCACCGCCGAGGTCCAGGACTCCGGCTTCACCGCGATCATCCCGGGCATCCAGTCGAACAAGTTCCAGCTCGGGATGTCGTCCTTCACGGACAACAAGGAGCGCGAGCAGATCGTCGACATGGTGACCTACTTCAACTCCGGCAGCGCCATCGCCGTGAAGAAGGGCAACCCGGAGAAGATCGACCCGAAGGACCTCTGCGGCAAGAAGGTCGCCGTCCAGACCGGCACCACCCAGGCCGACGAGATCAAGGACACCCGCAACCCGGACTGCACCAAGGCCGGCAAGCCGGGCGTCCAGAACGACGGCGACAAGTTCGACCTGCAGACCGACGTCACCAACGCCGTCGTCTCCGGCCGCGACCAGGCCATGATGGCCGACTCCCAGGTCGTCGACTACGCGATCAAGCAATCCGGCGGCCAGCTGGAGAAGGTCGGCGACACCTACGGCGTGGCCCCCTACGGCATCGCCCTGGCGAAGGGCTCCAAGCTCACCCCGGCCGTCCAGGCCGCCGTCCAGTCGCTGATCGACGACGGCACCTACAAGCAGATCCTCACCAAGTGGGGCGTCGAGGCCGGAGCCATCGACAAGTCGACCGTCAACGGCGCCGTCAGCTGACCCCTCGTCTGCTTCATCTCTCCCCCGAGGCCACACCGTGAACTCTTTGGACAAGGGGACGCCGGAGAAGGGACGGCCTGAGACCATCAAGGCCGTCCCGGTCCGCCACCCCGGACGCTGGGTGGGCGCCGTCGTCATCGCCCTGCTCGCAGCCATGCTGTTGAGCGCCCTCTTCACCAACCCCGCTTTCAAGTGGGACATCGTCGGGCAGTACCTGTTCCACGACAGCATCGTGCACGGCATGGTCGTGACGCTGGAGCTGACCGCGCTCTCCATGCTCATGGGTGTGGTCGGCGGCATCATCCTCGCGGTGATGCGGCTCTCCCCGAACCCGCTGCTCTCCGGCACCGCCTGGGTCTACATCTGGGTCTTCCGCGGCACCCCGGTGCTGGTGCAGCTGGTGTTCTGGAACTTCCTCGGCCTGATCTGGGCCAAGCTCTCGATCGGCGTCCCCTGGGGCCCCGAGTTCTGGTCCGAGTCCACCAACGTCCTGATCCCGACCTTCGTCGCCGCGCTGCTGGGCCTGGGCCTCAACGAGGCCGCCTACATGGCGGAGATCGTCCGCGGCGGCATCCAGTCGGTGGACGAGGGCCAGACCGAGGCCGCCCACGCGCTCGGCATGAGCCGGTTCCAGACCATGCGGCGGATCGTCCTGCCGCAGGCCATGCGGGTGATCATCCCGCCGACCGGCAACGAGACCATCTCGATGCTGAAGACCACCTCGCTGGTCTCGGTCATCTCCCTGGAGGAGATCTTCCGGGCCGGCCAGGTCATCTACTCTCGGAACTACCAGAACATCCCGCTGCTGATCGTGGTCAGCCTCTGGTACCTGTTCTTCACCTCGGTACTGACCATCGGCCAGTACTACATCGAGCGCCACTACGCCCGAGGCTCCAACCGCACCCTCCCGCCCACCCCGCTGCAGCGGCTGCGGGGCCTGTTCGCCGGGAAGCCCGCCCCGAAGACCGAGCACGACGTGGTCCCGGGGCTTGAGGGAGGTGGTCACGTATGACCGATCTGACCAAGGACCCCGCCGGCTCCGCCGCCTCCGCCGAGCCGATGGTCCGCGCCGAGAACGTGCACAAGTCCTACGGCCTGGTCGAGGTGCTCAAGGGCATCGACCTGGAGGTCAGGCAGGGCGAGGTGTTCTGCCTGATCGGCCCGTCCGGCTCCGGCAAGTCGACCTTCCTGCGGTGCATCAACCACCTGGAGAAGATCAACGGCGGCCGCCTCTGGGTGGACGGCGAGCTGGTCGGCTACCGCCAGAAGGGCGACAAGCTCCACGAGCTCAAGGACCGCGAGGTCGCCCTGAAGCGGCGCGACATCGGCATGGTGTTCCAGCGCTTCAACCTGTTCCCGCACATGACGGCCATGGAGAACGTCATCGAGGCGCCGGTCCAGGTCAAGGGCGAGAGCAAGGCCGACGCCCGCGAGCGCGCGATGGCCCTGCTGGAGCGGGTCGGCCTCGCCGACAAGGCGAAGAACTACCCCTCCCAGCTCTCCGGCGGCCAGCAGCAGCGCGTCGCGATCGCCCGCGCCCTGGCCATGAAGCCCAAGCTGATGCTCTTCGACGAGCCCACCTCGGCGCTCGACCCGGAGCTGGTCGGCGACGTCCTCGACGTCATGCGCGGCCTCGCCGAGGAGGGCATGACCATGGTGGTCGTCACCCACGAGATGGGCTTCGCCCGCGAGGTCGGCGACGCGCTGGTGTTCATGGACGGCGGTGTGGTCGTCGAATCGGGCAACCCCCGCGAGGTGCTCACCGACCCCCAGCACGAGCGCACCAAGGCCTTCCTCTCCAAGGTGCTCTGACCCCGTACCGTCGGCGCCCGGCAGGTTCTGCCTGCCGGGCGCCGCCGTTTGCCCCGTCCGGGTAATAGGCTGGAAGCAGTCAGCCCGTTACCGATCTTCTGGAAGGACCGCCGTGGAGCTCGCCTCGTACGCCGACCTCGCCGTTCGGCTGGTCAACACCGAGGAGCCCGAGCGCGGCACCGACACGCTGACCTCCGTGGACGCGGTGCGCGCCCTGTTCTCCGACTCCGCGCGGGCCGCCGCGCTCGCCGACGAGTCCGACCTGCCCCGGCTGCGGGCCGTGCGGACCAGGCTGCGCGGGGTCTTCGAGGCCGCCGCCGAGGGGGACGAGGTCCGGGGCGTCGACCTGCTGAACAGCCTGCTGATGGAGTTCCCCGTCAGCCCGCTGGTCTCCGGGCACGACTACCTGGACGCCGCCGGGCGGCCGCGCTGGCACCTGCACCTGGCCGACAACTCGGCCACCGCCACCGCGCACTTCAGCGCCGTCGCCTGCATGGGCCTGGCCGTCCACCTGACCGAGCTGGGCGCCGACCGGCTCGGCATCTGCCAGGCCGCGCCCTGCCGCAACGCCTACCTGGACACCTCGACCAACCGCTCCCGCCGCTACTGCTCGGACCGCTGCGCGACCCGGGCCAACGTGGCCGCCTACCGGGCCCGCAAGCGCCAGGAGGCGGAGGCCGCGCTGGGCGGCGGGGCCGGGGCGTAGCGGCTAGACCTCCTCGACCCAGGCGCCGAGGCGGCGGGCCAGGCCCGGCATCCGGGCCAGCCGGGGGGTGAGCAGCAGCCGCTCCAGCCGGCGGCCCGGCGCCAGCCAGGCCGGGCGCGGACGCAGCCGCAGCAGCACCCGGCCGAGCACCAGCTCGTCCGGGACCGCGCCGAAGCTGCGGCTGTCGCTGTCCACCGGGCGGTTGTCGGAGAGCATCCACCAGCCGCCGGCCCGGCGTTCGGCGGCCCGCTTCACCACCAGCAGGTCCTGCTGGAAGGGGTGACGGAAGAGCACCACCGCGCCCCGCCGGATCGGCGCGCCGTAGCGGACCAGCAGCTGGTCGCCCTCGCGCAGGGTCGGGACCATCGACCGGCCCGCCACGTCGACCAGCCCGAACGGCAGCGTGCCGCCCCGGCCCGCTTGTTCCGCGCCCCCGGGTTCCGTGCTCCGCGCCACGACTCCTCCTCCGCACCGGTCCGCACCCAGTCTGCCGTACGGGCCGTCACCTGTTCGATGTCCGGATTCGGCCGGTTCACGGTCCGTCTTTCGCCCTAGGCCCACCGCCCGATCGCGAAACCGTGGGGGTGGAAGGGTAATCTCGGGCGCGGGAAGACGATCTAAGGAAGGACTCCCATGTTCTCTCGTCTGTTTGCACCGCGTGCCACCGCTCACGCCCACTGCGACCTGCCCTGCGGCGTCTACGACCCCGCGCAGGCCAAGCTGGAGGCCGAGTCGGTCAAGGCCACCCAGGAGAAGTACCAGGCCAACGAGGACCCGCACTTCCGCGCCCGCGCCATCATCATCAAGGAGCAGCGCGCCGAGGCCGTCAAGCACCACATCTCGGTGCTGTGGAGCGACTACTTCAAGGCCCCGCACTTCGAGAAGTACCCGCAGCTGCACCAGCTGATCAACGACACCCTGAAGGCCGCCTCGGCCGCCAAGGCGTCCACCGACCCGGCCACCGGCCAGGCCCTGCTGGACCTGATCGCCGAGGTCGACAAGATCTTCTGGGAGACCAAGCAGGCCTGAGCCTGACGCGTCGCCACCCGACCGCCCCCGTCCGCACCGCCGGACGGGGGCGGTCGTGCGTTCACGTCCGGTCGCGTCCGCCCCGACCACGGTAAGGGTTGCCAGGCCTGAGTGCCTGTTATGCTGCCAGGGCGTCCGAGGGGGAAGTCCGGTGGGAATCCGGCGCTGACCCGCAACGGTGAGCGGGGCCCGTACCAGCCGTACGGTCCCGTCAGCCCGATCGCCCTCGGCCGCCGGAATCCCGACGACTCGCCGCGGACTGCGAGGGGAACGGCGCCCCGGCACGCCCGCGGCCGGCGCCCGCCCCGGCGCACCCCGGCCCGAGGCAAGGCGCGACCCGCAGTGAACGACCCGCTTGTTCGCCGAACACCCACGCTCCCGCTGGCCGTCGGCCTCGCCGCCGCCCTGCTGCTCTCGCTGGTCTGCGGGGTCGCCTTCGGCTCCTCCGGGATCGGGCTCCCCCGCGTCCTGCGGCTGCTCGGCGCCGGGCTGACGGGCGGTCGGCTGGAGGCCGAGGAGGCGGCCGCGTACGCCATCGTCTGGGAGATCCGGCTGCCGCGCACCGTGCTGGCCGCCGTGGTCGGCGCCGGGCTGGCCGCCTGCGGCGTCGCCGTCCAGGCGCTGGTGCGCAACGCGCTCGCCGACCCGTTCGTGCTCGGCATCTCCTCCGGCGGGGCCGTCGGCGCCAACGCCGTCCTGCTGTTCGGCGCCTTCGCCTCGCTCGGCGTGTGGGCGGTCTCCGTCTCCGCCTTCGGCTCGGCGCTGGCCGCCATGGCCCTGGTCTACCTCGCCGCCCGCACCGC
The genomic region above belongs to Streptomyces sp. 1331.2 and contains:
- a CDS encoding amino acid ABC transporter permease; amino-acid sequence: MNSLDKGTPEKGRPETIKAVPVRHPGRWVGAVVIALLAAMLLSALFTNPAFKWDIVGQYLFHDSIVHGMVVTLELTALSMLMGVVGGIILAVMRLSPNPLLSGTAWVYIWVFRGTPVLVQLVFWNFLGLIWAKLSIGVPWGPEFWSESTNVLIPTFVAALLGLGLNEAAYMAEIVRGGIQSVDEGQTEAAHALGMSRFQTMRRIVLPQAMRVIIPPTGNETISMLKTTSLVSVISLEEIFRAGQVIYSRNYQNIPLLIVVSLWYLFFTSVLTIGQYYIERHYARGSNRTLPPTPLQRLRGLFAGKPAPKTEHDVVPGLEGGGHV
- a CDS encoding CGNR zinc finger domain-containing protein; this encodes MELASYADLAVRLVNTEEPERGTDTLTSVDAVRALFSDSARAAALADESDLPRLRAVRTRLRGVFEAAAEGDEVRGVDLLNSLLMEFPVSPLVSGHDYLDAAGRPRWHLHLADNSATATAHFSAVACMGLAVHLTELGADRLGICQAAPCRNAYLDTSTNRSRRYCSDRCATRANVAAYRARKRQEAEAALGGGAGA
- a CDS encoding ABC transporter substrate-binding protein → MTARTKRNRLFAAGVVAASVSLVLTGCSSSKSEGGGAPNASATVNEVKADPKLTALVPDDIKSAGKLVVGADASYAPDEFKDDSGKIIGMDVDLAAAIAKKLGLTAEVQDSGFTAIIPGIQSNKFQLGMSSFTDNKEREQIVDMVTYFNSGSAIAVKKGNPEKIDPKDLCGKKVAVQTGTTQADEIKDTRNPDCTKAGKPGVQNDGDKFDLQTDVTNAVVSGRDQAMMADSQVVDYAIKQSGGQLEKVGDTYGVAPYGIALAKGSKLTPAVQAAVQSLIDDGTYKQILTKWGVEAGAIDKSTVNGAVS
- the sodX gene encoding nickel-type superoxide dismutase maturation protease, with product MVPTLREGDQLLVRYGAPIRRGAVVLFRHPFQQDLLVVKRAAERRAGGWWMLSDNRPVDSDSRSFGAVPDELVLGRVLLRLRPRPAWLAPGRRLERLLLTPRLARMPGLARRLGAWVEEV
- a CDS encoding NAD(P)-dependent malic enzyme, translated to MAAEIISSTQDTDDPVDAVFALHRGGKMEIRATVPVRDADDLSLAYTPGVARVCTAIAEQPELVNDYTWKANTVAVVTDGTAVLGLGDIGPQASLPVMEGKAILFKQFGGVDAVPIALDCTEVDEIVETVVRLAPSFGGVNLEDISAPRCFEIERRLQDALDIPVFHDDQHGTAIVTTAALWNAAKVTGREIGSLRAVISGAGAAGIAIAKMLVAAGIGDVAVCDRKGVVYEGRGDLTDVKAEIAALTNRTGVKGSLADALAGADVFIGVSGGTVPEEVVATMADGAFIFAMANPTPEIHPEVAHKYAAVVATGRSDFPNQINNVLAFPGIFAGALQVRASRITEGMKLAAAKALAGVVADELTPQKVIPSPFDERVAPAVTKAVAEAARAEGVARI
- the sodN gene encoding superoxide dismutase, Ni; translation: MFSRLFAPRATAHAHCDLPCGVYDPAQAKLEAESVKATQEKYQANEDPHFRARAIIIKEQRAEAVKHHISVLWSDYFKAPHFEKYPQLHQLINDTLKAASAAKASTDPATGQALLDLIAEVDKIFWETKQA
- a CDS encoding amino acid ABC transporter ATP-binding protein, which codes for MTDLTKDPAGSAASAEPMVRAENVHKSYGLVEVLKGIDLEVRQGEVFCLIGPSGSGKSTFLRCINHLEKINGGRLWVDGELVGYRQKGDKLHELKDREVALKRRDIGMVFQRFNLFPHMTAMENVIEAPVQVKGESKADARERAMALLERVGLADKAKNYPSQLSGGQQQRVAIARALAMKPKLMLFDEPTSALDPELVGDVLDVMRGLAEEGMTMVVVTHEMGFAREVGDALVFMDGGVVVESGNPREVLTDPQHERTKAFLSKVL
- a CDS encoding ABC transporter substrate-binding protein — translated: MPHPLPARRPALAGAVLATAGALLLTGCSGGGQAAPTDPVKDVRDKLPKAQRTAGVLRIGMDVNYAPVEFRGPDGKPTGLDPDLATALGKILDVRVEFVDTPFDKLIPNLQGKQYDVAMSAISDIRQRREGTPAADGNPAVPGVDFVDYFIAGTSIVVPKGNPKGIKTLDDLCGKTIAFQQGTNQDEIATRQVAVCARTGRQLTTHKLDSDAKALAEVASGVAAAGLNDFPVAAFAAKSTDGGTRFEVTGGQSTSNPYGIAVRKSDTELRDALAKAVDQLIRSGEYDKVLAKWNVSAGAAQNAVVNGGI